The following is a genomic window from Pedobacter sp. KBS0701.
GCTCATTCTGTAAAGCACCACCGGCATTTTGTTGATAAGTTTGCAATTCCTGTTGCTTACGTGCTAAACGCTCTTCAGTGCTTTTACGTTGATCAGCAGATAAAGTTTGTGCCGATTGTTGGTATTGTGCTACCTCTCTTTGGAAAGCCTGACCTTTAGCCTGCATGTCTGCCTGTGCATTTTTGCTCTTGCCTTCAAATTTCACTTTAAGATCTTTGAAGTATTCATATTTTGTAAGTAACGAGTCGGAGTTTACATACACAATTTTCTCAGTTGGAGAAACCGCTGCAGTAGTACCCTCTGTTTTTTTAGTTTCAGTAGTTTTAGTGTCTTTGTTCTGGCATGCAGAGAAAGCAGTTATCAAAGTTGCTGTTGCAAGTAAACCAAAGGTTTTAAAGGTTCTTCTTTCCATTCTTGTTTAATAAATTTTAGCAAACTTATATAAATTAGTTTTGATATGCAATTTAAAGAAACGGCTATTGCGCTACAAGGGTACTTTTGCATTTAGCGCAGTACGTAAATCATTTAATTTACTGAACGCTTGCCACTCAATCTGATAGAGGTTATTTGAAAAGCAAAGCCTGTGTTTCAAACGGCTGTTTGCCCCGCTGTCCGCTTTATTTCATGCCCGCTTCCATCGGGTTTAGGTGGCATGGCAGGTACTACTATTTGGGGCTGCAGGGAGGCAATAGCAAATTTTAAAACACCAAACGTTCCTACGGAACGAAAACGCCAATTAAACAATTAGCTACCTATGAACCGTCCCTAACGGGACGGCAGGCAAGTATTAGTTTTTTTTAAAAAAATATCCGCTGTGGCTTGTCATTAAGTTAATTCATCTGCGCAGGTAACATATTTAACCACAGATAAAAAGGATTCAGACAGATATAAAAATCTGTGTTTATCTGTGTACATCTGTGGTTAAAACCCTTAACTTAATGACAACGTTTTTAGGGACGTTTGATGGTTAATTCGTTAATATCCTGTACCATTTGCCCACCAAACCCAATTGAAATGAAAATCTCGTGCTTCTTCTGCGGGACTTATAATTAAAAGTGGGAGGAGACATAGGTTGGAATGCAGGTTTTGCTTTCCAAAACCTGATTTAAACCAGTTTTAATCGCTTTAACAGTAATCTCTTAACAGCTCAAAACTTATCCACATATTAGTTTAAATGCCAAAATTTCCGTATTTTTGATACTTATTGTTTTTAATTAAAATATGAGCGAAGAACAGGATTTAAAGTCAAATTATTCGGCAGATAATATACAGGTTTTAGAAGGTTTAGAAGCGGTGCGTAAGCGCCCTTCAATGTATATAGGTGATACTGGTGTTAAAGGTTTACACCATTTGGTTTACGAGGTTGTGGATAACTCTATTGATGAGGCTTTGGCCGGTCATGCAGATACCATCGACGTTCGCATTTTAGAGGGTAACTCTATCAGGGTTGAAGATAATGGTCGTGGTATTCCGACCGGGATCAATAAAAAAGAAAACAAATCGGCGCTTGAAATCGTAATGACAGTTTTACACGCCGGTGGTAAATTTGATAAAGATACTTATAAGGTTTCGGGTGGTTTGCACGGGGTGGGGGTAAGTTGCGTTAACGCATTATCTACCGATTTAAAAGCAGAAGTGCACCGCGAAGGCAAGATCTGGATGCAGGAATATAAAATTGGCGTTCCGCAGTATGATGTTAAAGAAGTTGGAACTACCGATAAACGTGGTACGATTGTAACATTCACTCCGGATGAAACGATTTTCACCCAAACTACCGAATACAAATACGATACTTTAGCTGGCCGTTTGCGCGAGTTATCTTTCTTAAATAAGGGGATTAAATTAACGTTAACTGATGAGCGTGAGAAACTGGATGACGGTTCTTATTTTTCGGAAACTTTTCATTCAGAAGGTGGTTTAAAAGAGTTTGTAGCCTTTTTAGATGATACCCGTACTTCTATTCTGGCCGAGCCGATTTATATTGAAGGTATTAAAAATGGTGTTCCGGTTGAGCTGGCTTTCCAGTATAATGATAGTTATTCTGAAAATGTGCACTCTTATGTAAACAACATCAATACCCACGAGGGCGGTACACACATTGCCGGTTTCCGCAGGGGTTTAACCCGTACTTTAAAAAACTATGCCGATAAGGAAGGTTTATTAAAGAACGTAAAAATGGAAATTACCGGTGATGACTTCAGGGAAGGATTAACCGCAGTAGTTTCGGTAAAAGTACAGGAACCGCAATTTGAAGGACAAACCAAAACCAAACTGGGTAACAGTGAGGTAATGGGATCTGTTGATGTTGCAGTGGGAGAGGCGTTGGGTAATTATCTGGAAGAAAACCCGAAAGAGGCTAAAATGATTATCAATAAGGTAATCTTAGCGGCTACAGCGCGTGCTGCGGCCCGTAAAGCCCGTGAAATGGTGCAGCGTAAGAGTGTAATGGGTGGTTCGGGTTTACCGGGTAAGCTTGCAGATTGTTCTGACAGTGATCCCGAAAGATGCGAGATTTATCTGGTAGAGGGTGACTCGGCGGGTGGTACCGCTAAACAAGGTCGCGATCGGAACATTCAGGCCATTTTGCCTTTAAAAGGTAAAATCCTGAACGTAGAGAAAGCGATGGAGCACAAAATTTACGAAAATGACGAGATCAAAAACATGTTTACAGCCATTGGGGTAAGCATTGGTACACCAGAGGATAATAAAGCATTAAACTTAACTAAACTGCGTTACCACAAGATTGTAATCATGACGGATGCGGATATCGATGGTTCACACATTACCACTTTGATCTTAACTTTCTTTTACCGTTACATGAGAGCGTTAATCGAAGCAGGTTATGTTTATATTGCTTCGCCACCACTTTATCAGGTCAAAAAAGGTAAAGAATTTGAATATTGCTGGAATGACGTTCAGCGCGATGCGGCTGTACAGCGTTTAAAAGGTGCAGGTAAAGAAGATAGTGTACATATTCAGCGTTATAAAGGTTTAGGTGAGATGAACGCAGAACAATTGTGGGAAACTACTTTAAATCCTGCAACACGTACTTTATTACAAGCTACTATCGAAAGTGCTGCAGAGTGCGATCATACTTTCTCTATGTTAATGGGCGATGAAGTTGCTCCACGCAGGGAGTTTATTGAGCGTAATGCAAAATATGCGAAGATTGATGCTTAACCCCTAAATCTCCTAAACGGGAATTAATATACGAACCCTCTTCGACTTAAGTTGAAGAGGGCTTTTTGTGTTATATTAATTATCTCGAGACACTAAATCATCCTATAATGTTTGCGCTACAAACTATTAATCGCTTAATAAACAAAGCCATTCAAAAAAAAATGAATGGCTTTTATTTTATTTATACACTATGAACCATCGATTCTTTTTATCCAAAAAGAAAGCTAATGGTATTAACTAACCATCTCAACAATGAGATTTATTTTTAGGCTTTGCGGTAATTACAAAATGTAATATGAGCCAACCGGAGCCAGTTCTGTTTGAGGTTTGTCCTCATATATTTTATTATCGTCTAACATCTGGCAAAGATCGCGTTCAATAGTTCTGCAGATGGTTGTAGTTGGGGTATCCGTAGGTTTATTCTCGAAGGGATCCTGAAGATGAACGGCCATTTTTTCCACCAATAAAAAGAATGCTGCAATAGCAACGACTAAAGGAACTTCCATGTAACCAAAGTATTCGATCAATCCGAAAGGCAACAATACGATGAATAAATGGATAGACATATTGATATATTTGCTATACGTAACGGGGAAAACGGTGTTTTTAATTCTTTCGGATCCACCCATGTGGTTACATAAACCTGTTATCGTTTTGTCTATTTCTATCTGCTGGTATTTATTGATCCAGCCTTCCTGTAATGCCCTTTTTAAATCCATGGCGTGTAACTCCAATATGGTGGCGGTTACATTTTTACGTTTTTTGATAAAAGCGATTTCATCTGCATTAAGGTATTCTTCAAGGCCTTTCCGTGCATTAAACCCCCTGAGCGATTGACTTAAAGCATAACACCAGGCAATCTGTCTTTTAATAAAACGGGCCTTAAATTCCTCAATTTCATCCAATCCATAAGGATTTTCAACGAAAGACAATATCTGGCGGGAAAGCGTTCTCGAATCGTTAACTATGGCGCCCCAAAGAATCCTTGCCTCCCACCATCTATCGTATGCCTGGTTAGACCGAAATGCCAATAGAAGCGAAATGATTGTTCCCAGTAAAGCTGGTACAGCAACAGGAATGGAAATGCGGGTAACGTGAAAGTTCTCATACAATACCACAATACCTATAGAGTAACCAATAACAAACAGGAGTTCTTTTTTGATCTTTCCGAATATATAAGTGAGCGGAATATTATTTCGTAATAGCATAATATAAAGTTTGAAGGTGATAATTAAGAATTTGCTTCTTGCAACTGCGTTTCGTGTATTTTTGTGTCAATTAAGTTTTCGCTGGCATGAACTGTCAATGCGTTTAATTGAATTACTGTGCAGCCTGCACGTTCCGTTAATATTTTAGGATCGATGCTATATTTGTTGATTGGCGTAAAATTGTATTCTTTTAAATAGGCAATGCATTCTATATCAAAAGCTTCGATAAAGTTTTTGAAAGCTGCTACTGTACTTCCGTAAAAATATTCGATCCCGATTGTATTGATCTGAGTAGGATACTTTGTTTTGGCTTGATTCATCTGCTGATAAAATTCGTCGCTCACATTTTCATAATCGCGGCTGCGGCGACTCAACATTAACATATCAGTGATCGAATCTGATAATTTAAAGGCGTGTACAAAAATGATATTCAAACTTTCATTTTTTTGATGTTGAACCAGCGCATCAATAATTTTAATGCTATCTAATTTAAAGTCGGTCGGAACTAATACTGTTTTCATCGCTATATCTTGTTTAAATGAATTGAAATATTATTTATACAAGTTTAGTGTGATGTTATTATAGCGAAATAAGAGTAAGATTAGAATGAGATTAGAACGTACTCCTTTTTGGAGTTACCAGTTTATTGGTTCACTTTTCAATAGTTCATTTGTGTGATAGAGTTGCAAGTGATCTTTAATTGTTGATTGCTCGATTGATAAATTATTTAAGTCTGAGAGAACAAAAAAACCTTAATGTTCTTAATTTCTTAATGATCAAAGAATGTAGGGTGAAAGGGTAAAGTAATGACCATCCAATAAGCAATGGCAATTGAAAACTAAGCTATCAACCATGAACTAGTTTACAAATGGCCAATGAACTAATGAACCATTAAAATGAACTAACTTTTCGTCGGTAATAAAACCTTTATTTCTGAACCAATTCCTACTTGTGATTTAATGGCGATACTGCCTCTGTGCAAACGGATGATATTAAGTGAAAGTGGTAAACCAACGCCATAACCTTTAAAATCAGAAGTGTTCGATGCCCGGTAGAAAGGTTCAAATATGTGCTGAATATCGGTTTGTGGAATACCAATACCTCTATCGGTTACAGCAATAGAAAGCATATTAGCATTACTTTCTATACTAATGCTCACCAGATTCTCATTAGAATATTTGCAGGCGTTGCTTACAATATTACTGATGGCCAGTTTCATCAGGTTCTTATTTACCCTGAGCGAAAGCAGTTCCTCGTCGTCGGGAAGTTTGCTGAAATCGATCTCTATTTTACTGTTAGGATGTACCTGGTTTACCGAATCTTTAATTTCCCATAACAGTTCGTCCATTCTTACTTCTTCCCAGGGCTGGTTTTTCCCGTTGAAACCCGATTGTGCCAGGCCTAATAAACTGGTTAAGATATGTTCCAGCCTTTCTGCCTCATCTTTAATTTTCGATAATGCTTTTTCCTGTTTAGCCTTATCTTCTATGGTTTTCATGGCCAGTTCTACCTCTCCACTAATGATGGTTAAAGGTGTTCTCAGCTCGTGTGAGGCATTACTGATAAAATTATTCTGCGTTTCGAAAGCGGTTTCCAAACGGTTGAGCATATTATTGAAGGTTTGGGCCAACTGCGACATTTCATCATTTCCTTTTTTAACATCCAACCTTAAGTGTAAATTTTCGGCCTTTATTTTTTTTACACTTTTAATGATGTTTCGAAGTGGCATTAACATGTAATTGGAAAATTTCCATCCCACTACAAATGATAGTATTACAGAAAGAAAAAAGCCAATAATTAAAATTCTTTGCAGGTCTTTTAACTCGCGGAAACCAACAGGATCATTTGCAGAAACAATAACGATATATCCTCCATTCGAATTTTTAAAGAATTTACCGGCATAGAAGTGATTTTCGGTGCGGTATCGGGCTACATAACCGGCTTGTATCCGATTATAAAAACTTGCAGGTAATTCGCGGTCTACCTTATTGGTTGGTTTGCCTGCTTCAATGATATACTCTTTTTCAGATGGCAAACGCTCCAGGTATCTATTCCGCATTTTCGCATAAACCTTATTGTTGTCATCTTCGTATAGTTTAATCTGAGCGGCAATGTTAACTCTGGCCTCCAGGCGTTTATAAAAATCTTCAAAGGCGAAGTCGTTAGAGAAATACCAAACAAAACCACTTAATAGGGATATAATAATTGCCGATAAAATGGCAAAGAGTAAAGTGATTTTTTTTGCTATCTCCATTTATTTTTCTCTTAATATATAACCTAAGCCTACGGCAGTATGGATAAGCTTTTGATCGGCATTTTTATCTATTTTTTTGCGAAGATAATTAACATAAACATCAACCACATTAGTGCCAAGGTTAAAATCGATATCCCAAACGTTTTCTAAGATGTCTATTCTGGATAAAATTTTAGATTTGTTTTTGGCCATGTATTCGAGTAACCGGTATTCTGTTGCGGTAAGTACAATTTCCTGTTGGTTTCGTTTTACCGTTTTTGCACTTAAATTAATCTGGAGGTCTCCTACAGAAATAATGTGATCTTGTGAAGCCGAGCCATGATATCGCCTCAATAGCATTCTGATCCGCGCAAAAAGCTCAGCAAATTTAAAAGGCTTTATTAAGTAATCATCTGCACCATTATCAAGTCCGTTTACTACATTTTCGGTAGTACCCAAAGCCGTAAGCATAATAATGGGCGTATTTGGTTTTCGTTCTTTAATGATTTTGCAAAGTTCCAATCCATTTATTCCAGGTAGCATGATATCGAGAATAATCAGATCGAACTGATTTTCTAAAGCCATCTGTTTCCCGATTAAACCATCTGGAGAAATACTCACGGTAAATCCCTCATCAGTTAAACCTCTCGAAATTACAGATACAACGCTCGGTTCATCTTCTACTAGTAATAAATTCATTTGCTGGCAAGTAATCTAAAAAATAGGGAATTACAAAATCTTAATAGGTAGTTAGTCGATTTTTAATGTTTTTTAACGCAAAGCCGACACAATTGTTTGAATTATTGCAAATTGAAGCAGAAAGCCTCCCGAAGAGAGAGGCTATTAATGTTTTTAACCACAGAGGTAACAGAGGAAAGGCAGAGAGGACGCGAAGCTTTTCTCTAGCCGACTTCAGCTCGACACAGCGAAGCGTAATGGAAAGATCGGTTAGGATTTCTCGACTTCGTTGCACTCCGCTCGAAATGACGGTAACTTGAGTGCATTTTTGCATATAGATTGATTGCCGCTATCATGGCTTTTATGAAATAAATTATTCCTCAGAATGACTTTTAATTAACCCCTTTCTCTGACTTTTCTTTCAGGGATTTTAACCCATCTTCAAAATCTTTTCCGATCATTTTATCCATAAATAAGCCAAACCATTTATTGATTATTCCCTTGCTTTCTCCGCTCATTGTCCAGGTTACTTTATTTCCGTTTCCGGCTTTTTCTATGTCGAAACGGGTATCTGCAGTGCTTTCCATAGGCTTGATAAACTTTAATTCCATATCAACCATCTTATTTGCCTCTACCTTGTTAATTAGCATTTGTCCGGTGCCGTTTTTTTCTCCATTCCATTGATAAAGGTGACCAGGCTGAGCTGCAATTCCCGTAATGGTTATCTTAGCTTGTGGATCCATTTTTGACCAGGCATTCCACTTGTAGAATTCATTATAATCGGCAATGTTTTTATAAATAACACTGTCTGGAGCAAGAATTGTTATTG
Proteins encoded in this region:
- a CDS encoding OmpH family outer membrane protein, with protein sequence MERRTFKTFGLLATATLITAFSACQNKDTKTTETKKTEGTTAAVSPTEKIVYVNSDSLLTKYEYFKDLKVKFEGKSKNAQADMQAKGQAFQREVAQYQQSAQTLSADQRKSTEERLARKQQELQTYQQNAGGALQNEQAAENEKLYDKVAEYLKGYAKGKGYKMVLTYSKGNSAILFADESLDVTSEVIKGLNAEYSKK
- the gyrB gene encoding DNA topoisomerase (ATP-hydrolyzing) subunit B, with protein sequence MSEEQDLKSNYSADNIQVLEGLEAVRKRPSMYIGDTGVKGLHHLVYEVVDNSIDEALAGHADTIDVRILEGNSIRVEDNGRGIPTGINKKENKSALEIVMTVLHAGGKFDKDTYKVSGGLHGVGVSCVNALSTDLKAEVHREGKIWMQEYKIGVPQYDVKEVGTTDKRGTIVTFTPDETIFTQTTEYKYDTLAGRLRELSFLNKGIKLTLTDEREKLDDGSYFSETFHSEGGLKEFVAFLDDTRTSILAEPIYIEGIKNGVPVELAFQYNDSYSENVHSYVNNINTHEGGTHIAGFRRGLTRTLKNYADKEGLLKNVKMEITGDDFREGLTAVVSVKVQEPQFEGQTKTKLGNSEVMGSVDVAVGEALGNYLEENPKEAKMIINKVILAATARAAARKAREMVQRKSVMGGSGLPGKLADCSDSDPERCEIYLVEGDSAGGTAKQGRDRNIQAILPLKGKILNVEKAMEHKIYENDEIKNMFTAIGVSIGTPEDNKALNLTKLRYHKIVIMTDADIDGSHITTLILTFFYRYMRALIEAGYVYIASPPLYQVKKGKEFEYCWNDVQRDAAVQRLKGAGKEDSVHIQRYKGLGEMNAEQLWETTLNPATRTLLQATIESAAECDHTFSMLMGDEVAPRREFIERNAKYAKIDA
- a CDS encoding bestrophin family protein produces the protein MLLRNNIPLTYIFGKIKKELLFVIGYSIGIVVLYENFHVTRISIPVAVPALLGTIISLLLAFRSNQAYDRWWEARILWGAIVNDSRTLSRQILSFVENPYGLDEIEEFKARFIKRQIAWCYALSQSLRGFNARKGLEEYLNADEIAFIKKRKNVTATILELHAMDLKRALQEGWINKYQQIEIDKTITGLCNHMGGSERIKNTVFPVTYSKYINMSIHLFIVLLPFGLIEYFGYMEVPLVVAIAAFFLLVEKMAVHLQDPFENKPTDTPTTTICRTIERDLCQMLDDNKIYEDKPQTELAPVGSYYIL
- a CDS encoding cell wall metabolism sensor histidine kinase WalK; its protein translation is MEIAKKITLLFAILSAIIISLLSGFVWYFSNDFAFEDFYKRLEARVNIAAQIKLYEDDNNKVYAKMRNRYLERLPSEKEYIIEAGKPTNKVDRELPASFYNRIQAGYVARYRTENHFYAGKFFKNSNGGYIVIVSANDPVGFRELKDLQRILIIGFFLSVILSFVVGWKFSNYMLMPLRNIIKSVKKIKAENLHLRLDVKKGNDEMSQLAQTFNNMLNRLETAFETQNNFISNASHELRTPLTIISGEVELAMKTIEDKAKQEKALSKIKDEAERLEHILTSLLGLAQSGFNGKNQPWEEVRMDELLWEIKDSVNQVHPNSKIEIDFSKLPDDEELLSLRVNKNLMKLAISNIVSNACKYSNENLVSISIESNANMLSIAVTDRGIGIPQTDIQHIFEPFYRASNTSDFKGYGVGLPLSLNIIRLHRGSIAIKSQVGIGSEIKVLLPTKS
- a CDS encoding response regulator transcription factor, with the translated sequence MNLLLVEDEPSVVSVISRGLTDEGFTVSISPDGLIGKQMALENQFDLIILDIMLPGINGLELCKIIKERKPNTPIIMLTALGTTENVVNGLDNGADDYLIKPFKFAELFARIRMLLRRYHGSASQDHIISVGDLQINLSAKTVKRNQQEIVLTATEYRLLEYMAKNKSKILSRIDILENVWDIDFNLGTNVVDVYVNYLRKKIDKNADQKLIHTAVGLGYILREK
- a CDS encoding SRPBCC family protein, coding for MKFLQILLSIIVVLAIIIIGGSFFLPKSYTVNRTITILAPDSVIYKNIADYNEFYKWNAWSKMDPQAKITITGIAAQPGHLYQWNGEKNGTGQMLINKVEANKMVDMELKFIKPMESTADTRFDIEKAGNGNKVTWTMSGESKGIINKWFGLFMDKMIGKDFEDGLKSLKEKSEKGVN